Proteins co-encoded in one Vidua chalybeata isolate OUT-0048 chromosome 18, bVidCha1 merged haplotype, whole genome shotgun sequence genomic window:
- the EIF4ENIF1 gene encoding eukaryotic translation initiation factor 4E transporter isoform X5: MDKRGGATETENGDAFLELNRITTKYPHRYTKEELLDIKERPYSKKRPSCLSEKYDSDGVWDPEKWHASLYPTSGRTSPVESFKKDLDSDRTSLMRRIVDPRERVKEDDLDVVLSPQRRSFGGGCHVTASVSSRRAGSPLEKDSDGVRVIGGRRIGSGRIISSRNFDKDHRGGDSRDARDRDRDRDYKDKRFRREFGDSKRVFGERRRNDSYTEEEPEWFSAGPTSQSETIELTGFDDKILEEDHKGRKRTRRRTASLKEGIECNGGVAEEDEVQAVLANETPADQEVPREAVLQEPAPGEFDFNEFFNLDKSVPGLASMIEDVLGEGSMSASRFSRWFSNPSRSGSRSSSLRSTPHEELERLAGLEQAILSPGQNSGNYFAPIPLEDHSENKVDILEMLQKAKVDLKPLLSSLSANKEKLRESTHSGVVLSVEEVEAGLKGLKVDQEGKIATPFMAEQMEEALNVSGSRQMKKDGDMTAFNKLVSSMKASGTLPSQPKVNQSLESHLMSPPEMSGQPLSKNILQELLGPPITRPASSNVLSGLIGGLEPAASLLTQRAPSPPIPPVFPTRAASADYLRHRISSPIGFGQGSQQLLGDPFPGVRKPMSPVAAQMSPLEIQQAALEGLALPHDLAIHAANFYQHGFGKPQMDKSRDGYRNRQQRMTKSPAPGHRGNASSPAPAASITSMLSPSFTPTSVIRKMYESKEKSKEDPVSGKMKISDVKDENQRPNEATDNLLSSSVENADQGTLPTLGTKLPALQRSACSTPLTQANRCTKEQDYRPKSAGRKTPTMASPVPGGPFLRPVHQVPLVPHVPLVRPAHQLHPGLVQRMMAQGVHPQHLPLLQAGMLPPGVDLSHLQGISAPILGQPFYPLPTASHHILNPRSGTPLQLAMMQQQLQRSEQSNS; the protein is encoded by the exons ATGGATAAAAGAGGAGGTgcaacagaaactgaaaatggcGATGCTTTCCTGGAGCTGAACAGAATTACAACTAAATACCCACATCGTTACACAAAG gaggAATTGCTGGATATTAAAGAACGTCCCTACTCTAAGAAAAGACCTTCttgtctttctgaaaaatatgacaG tgATGGTGTCTGGGATCCAGAGAAGTGGCATGCATCTTTATATCCAACTTCAGGAAGAACTTCACCAGtggaaagctttaaaaaagatTTGGATTCAGATCGGACTTCTCTTATGCGCAGGATAGTTG ATCCAAGAGAGCGAGTGAAAGAAGATGACTTGGATGTAGTCCTGAGTCCCCAGAGGCGAAGCTTTGGGGGTGGCTGTCATGTAACTGCATCCGTCAGCTCCCGTCGGGCAGGGAGCCCCCTGGAAAAGGACAGTGACGGTGTCCGCGTGATCGGCGGCCGCAGGATTGGCAGTGGCAGGATCATCTCCTCAAGGAACTTCGACAAAGACCATCGGGGTGGTGACTCCAGGGATGCGAGGGACCGGGATCGTGACAGGGACTACAAAGATAAACGCTTCAGG AGGGAATTTGGTGACAGCAAACGTGTCTTTGGGGAGCGAAGAAGGAATGATTCCTACACTGAAGAGGAACCTGAGTGGTTCTCTGCTGGGCCTACAAGTCAGTCTGAAACCATTGAGCTCACAGGCTTTGATGATAAAATTCTGGAGGAAGATCACAAAGGAAGAAAACGTACGAGGCGACGCACAGCCTCGCTGAAAGAAG gcaTAGAATGCAATGGTGGAGTGGCAGAAGAGGATGAAGTGCAAGCTGTCCTTGCCAATGAAACTCCAGCAGATCAAGAAGTTCCTAGAGAAGCTGTTTTACAAGAAccagctccaggagagtttgACTTCAATGAGTTCTTTAACTTGGATAAAAGCGTTCCTGGCCTGGCTTCA ATGATAGAAGATGTGCTGGGGGAAGGTTCAATGTCTGCCAGCAGGTTCAGCAGGTGGTTTTCTAATCCCAGTCGTTCTGGAAGTCGGTCAAGCAGCTTGAGATCTACCCCTCATGAGGAACTGGAGAGGCTAGCAG GTCTAGAGCAAGCCATTCTCTCCCCTGGCCAGAACTCTGGAAACTACTTTGCTCCCATTCCATTGGAAGACCACTCTGAAAACAAAGTGGACATCCTAGAAATGCTACAGAAAGCCAAAGTGGACTTAAAACCTCTTCTCTCAAGTCTTTCAGCCAACAAGGAAAAGCTTAGAGAGAGCA CACATTCAGGAGTTGTACTTTCAGTGGAGGAAGTTGAAGCTGGGCTAAAAGGTCTGAAAGTGGATCAGGAGGGGAAAATTGCCACTCCCTTTATGGCTGAGCAAATGGAAGAAGCCCTGAATGTCAGTGGCTCCAGACAGATGAAGAAGGATGGGGATATGACTGCGTTTAACAAACTCGTCAGCAGCATGAAGGCAAGCGGGACTCTGCCTTCACAGCCCAAAGTCAAT caGAGCCTTGAAAGCCACTTAATGTCACCTCCAGAGATGTCAGGCCAGCCTCTGTCAAAGAATATTCTGCAG GAACTTCTTGGTCCACCCATTACCAGACCTGCTTCGTCGAATGTCTTAAGTGGCCTGATAGGTGGTTTGGAgcctgcagcctctctgctgaCACAGAGAGCCCCCTCTCCCCCCATCCCACCTGTGTTCCCAACACGAGCTGCTTCTGCAGATTACCTGCGCCACAGAATCTCTTCACCCATTG GTTTTGGACAAGGTTCTCAGCAATTGCTTGGTGATCCATTTCCAGGTGTAAGGAAGCCCATGAGCCCAGTTGCTGCACAG ATGAGTCCCCTGGAGATCCAGCAAGCTGCCTTAGAGGGATTGGCACTCCCACATGACTTGGCCATACATGCAGCAAATTTCTATCAGCATGGCTTTGGTAAACCACAAATGGACAAAAGCAGAGATGGCTACAGAAACAG GCAGCAGCGAATGACTAAATCCCCTGCACCAGGACACAGAGGGAATGCATCTtctccagcccctgcagcatCCATTACAAGCATG CTGTCTCCTTCCTTCACACCTACCTCGGTGATTCGCAAGATGTAtgagagcaaagagaaaagcaaagaggatCCAGTTTctgggaaaatgaaaatcagtgaTGTTAAAGATGAAAATCAGAGACCAAATGAAG CTACAGATAACCTACTGTCTAGTTCTGTGGAGAATGCAGATCAAGGAACTTTGCCCACCTTAGGTACCAAACTACCTGCACTGCAGCGCTCTGCATGTTCCACACCTCTTACCCAAGCAAATCGTTGCACCAAAGAGCAAGACTACAGGCCCAAATCAGCTGGTAGGAAGACTCCTACAATGGCCTCCCCAGTACCAGGAGGCCCTTTTCTTCGTCCTGTTCATCAAGTACCCCTTGTTCCCCATGTACCACTTGTACGACCTGCTCATCAACTGCACCCAGGATTGGTCCAGAGAATGATGGCACAGGGGGTCCATCCGCAACATCTTCCTCTGCTGCAAGCAG GTATGCTTCCTCCTGGAGTGGACCTGTCTCACTTGCAGGGAATATCTGCTCCCATCCTTGGCCAGCCTTTTTATCCATTACCAACAGCAAGCCATCACATCTTAAATCCACGCTCGGGGACACCTTTGCAGCTCGCCATGATGCAACAGCAGCTACAACGATCAG AACAAAGTAATTCCTGA
- the EIF4ENIF1 gene encoding eukaryotic translation initiation factor 4E transporter isoform X6: protein MDKRGGATETENGDAFLELNRITTKYPHRYTKEELLDIKERPYSKKRPSCLSEKYDSDGVWDPEKWHASLYPTSGRTSPVESFKKDLDSDRTSLMRRIVDPRERVKEDDLDVVLSPQRRSFGGGCHVTASVSSRRAGSPLEKDSDGVRVIGGRRIGSGRIISSRNFDKDHRGGDSRDARDRDRDRDYKDKRFRREFGDSKRVFGERRRNDSYTEEEPEWFSAGPTSQSETIELTGFDDKILEEDHKGRKRTRRRTASLKEGIECNGGVAEEDEVQAVLANETPADQEVPREAVLQEPAPGEFDFNEFFNLDKSVPGLASMIEDVLGEGSMSASRFSRWFSNPSRSGSRSSSLRSTPHEELERLAGLEQAILSPGQNSGNYFAPIPLEDHSENKVDILEMLQKAKVDLKPLLSSLSANKEKLRESTHSGVVLSVEEVEAGLKGLKVDQEGKIATPFMAEQMEEALNVSGSRQMKKDGDMTAFNKLVSSMKASGTLPSQPKVNQSLESHLMSPPEMSGQPLSKNILQELLGPPITRPASSNVLSGLIGGLEPAASLLTQRAPSPPIPPVFPTRAASADYLRHRISSPIGFGQGSQQLLGDPFPGVRKPMSPVAAQMSPLEIQQAALEGLALPHDLAIHAANFYQHGFGKPQMDKSRDGYRNRQQRMTKSPAPGHRGNASSPAPAASITSMLSPSFTPTSVIRKMYESKEKSKEDPVSGKMKISDVKDENQRPNEGLVQRMMAQGVHPQHLPLLQAGMLPPGVDLSHLQGISAPILGQPFYPLPTASHHILNPRSGTPLQLAMMQQQLQRSGSGAQGSPAGAQTTPQNVLPRTGLSHGHTQLDHRPSQRSGSPIGLAKWFGSDVLQQPLPSMPSKVISVDELEFRQ from the exons ATGGATAAAAGAGGAGGTgcaacagaaactgaaaatggcGATGCTTTCCTGGAGCTGAACAGAATTACAACTAAATACCCACATCGTTACACAAAG gaggAATTGCTGGATATTAAAGAACGTCCCTACTCTAAGAAAAGACCTTCttgtctttctgaaaaatatgacaG tgATGGTGTCTGGGATCCAGAGAAGTGGCATGCATCTTTATATCCAACTTCAGGAAGAACTTCACCAGtggaaagctttaaaaaagatTTGGATTCAGATCGGACTTCTCTTATGCGCAGGATAGTTG ATCCAAGAGAGCGAGTGAAAGAAGATGACTTGGATGTAGTCCTGAGTCCCCAGAGGCGAAGCTTTGGGGGTGGCTGTCATGTAACTGCATCCGTCAGCTCCCGTCGGGCAGGGAGCCCCCTGGAAAAGGACAGTGACGGTGTCCGCGTGATCGGCGGCCGCAGGATTGGCAGTGGCAGGATCATCTCCTCAAGGAACTTCGACAAAGACCATCGGGGTGGTGACTCCAGGGATGCGAGGGACCGGGATCGTGACAGGGACTACAAAGATAAACGCTTCAGG AGGGAATTTGGTGACAGCAAACGTGTCTTTGGGGAGCGAAGAAGGAATGATTCCTACACTGAAGAGGAACCTGAGTGGTTCTCTGCTGGGCCTACAAGTCAGTCTGAAACCATTGAGCTCACAGGCTTTGATGATAAAATTCTGGAGGAAGATCACAAAGGAAGAAAACGTACGAGGCGACGCACAGCCTCGCTGAAAGAAG gcaTAGAATGCAATGGTGGAGTGGCAGAAGAGGATGAAGTGCAAGCTGTCCTTGCCAATGAAACTCCAGCAGATCAAGAAGTTCCTAGAGAAGCTGTTTTACAAGAAccagctccaggagagtttgACTTCAATGAGTTCTTTAACTTGGATAAAAGCGTTCCTGGCCTGGCTTCA ATGATAGAAGATGTGCTGGGGGAAGGTTCAATGTCTGCCAGCAGGTTCAGCAGGTGGTTTTCTAATCCCAGTCGTTCTGGAAGTCGGTCAAGCAGCTTGAGATCTACCCCTCATGAGGAACTGGAGAGGCTAGCAG GTCTAGAGCAAGCCATTCTCTCCCCTGGCCAGAACTCTGGAAACTACTTTGCTCCCATTCCATTGGAAGACCACTCTGAAAACAAAGTGGACATCCTAGAAATGCTACAGAAAGCCAAAGTGGACTTAAAACCTCTTCTCTCAAGTCTTTCAGCCAACAAGGAAAAGCTTAGAGAGAGCA CACATTCAGGAGTTGTACTTTCAGTGGAGGAAGTTGAAGCTGGGCTAAAAGGTCTGAAAGTGGATCAGGAGGGGAAAATTGCCACTCCCTTTATGGCTGAGCAAATGGAAGAAGCCCTGAATGTCAGTGGCTCCAGACAGATGAAGAAGGATGGGGATATGACTGCGTTTAACAAACTCGTCAGCAGCATGAAGGCAAGCGGGACTCTGCCTTCACAGCCCAAAGTCAAT caGAGCCTTGAAAGCCACTTAATGTCACCTCCAGAGATGTCAGGCCAGCCTCTGTCAAAGAATATTCTGCAG GAACTTCTTGGTCCACCCATTACCAGACCTGCTTCGTCGAATGTCTTAAGTGGCCTGATAGGTGGTTTGGAgcctgcagcctctctgctgaCACAGAGAGCCCCCTCTCCCCCCATCCCACCTGTGTTCCCAACACGAGCTGCTTCTGCAGATTACCTGCGCCACAGAATCTCTTCACCCATTG GTTTTGGACAAGGTTCTCAGCAATTGCTTGGTGATCCATTTCCAGGTGTAAGGAAGCCCATGAGCCCAGTTGCTGCACAG ATGAGTCCCCTGGAGATCCAGCAAGCTGCCTTAGAGGGATTGGCACTCCCACATGACTTGGCCATACATGCAGCAAATTTCTATCAGCATGGCTTTGGTAAACCACAAATGGACAAAAGCAGAGATGGCTACAGAAACAG GCAGCAGCGAATGACTAAATCCCCTGCACCAGGACACAGAGGGAATGCATCTtctccagcccctgcagcatCCATTACAAGCATG CTGTCTCCTTCCTTCACACCTACCTCGGTGATTCGCAAGATGTAtgagagcaaagagaaaagcaaagaggatCCAGTTTctgggaaaatgaaaatcagtgaTGTTAAAGATGAAAATCAGAGACCAAATGAAG GATTGGTCCAGAGAATGATGGCACAGGGGGTCCATCCGCAACATCTTCCTCTGCTGCAAGCAG GTATGCTTCCTCCTGGAGTGGACCTGTCTCACTTGCAGGGAATATCTGCTCCCATCCTTGGCCAGCCTTTTTATCCATTACCAACAGCAAGCCATCACATCTTAAATCCACGCTCGGGGACACCTTTGCAGCTCGCCATGATGCAACAGCAGCTACAACGATCAG GCTCTGGAGCACAGGGATCACCTGCTGGTGCACAAACAACCCCTCAAAATGTGCTGCCTCGGACTGGATTATCTCATGGGCACACACAGCTTGACCATCGCCCCAGCCAGAGAAGTGGCTCTCCCATTGGCCTTGCAAAATGGTTTGGTTCAGATGTCTTGCAGCAGCCTCTTCCATCCATGCCATCCAAAGTCATCAGTGTAGATGAACTGGAATTCCGGCAGTGA
- the EIF4ENIF1 gene encoding eukaryotic translation initiation factor 4E transporter isoform X1 has translation MDKRGGATETENGDAFLELNRITTKYPHRYTKEELLDIKERPYSKKRPSCLSEKYDSDGVWDPEKWHASLYPTSGRTSPVESFKKDLDSDRTSLMRRIVDPRERVKEDDLDVVLSPQRRSFGGGCHVTASVSSRRAGSPLEKDSDGVRVIGGRRIGSGRIISSRNFDKDHRGGDSRDARDRDRDRDYKDKRFRREFGDSKRVFGERRRNDSYTEEEPEWFSAGPTSQSETIELTGFDDKILEEDHKGRKRTRRRTASLKEGIECNGGVAEEDEVQAVLANETPADQEVPREAVLQEPAPGEFDFNEFFNLDKSVPGLASMIEDVLGEGSMSASRFSRWFSNPSRSGSRSSSLRSTPHEELERLAGLEQAILSPGQNSGNYFAPIPLEDHSENKVDILEMLQKAKVDLKPLLSSLSANKEKLRESTHSGVVLSVEEVEAGLKGLKVDQEGKIATPFMAEQMEEALNVSGSRQMKKDGDMTAFNKLVSSMKASGTLPSQPKVNQSLESHLMSPPEMSGQPLSKNILQELLGPPITRPASSNVLSGLIGGLEPAASLLTQRAPSPPIPPVFPTRAASADYLRHRISSPIGFGQGSQQLLGDPFPGVRKPMSPVAAQMSPLEIQQAALEGLALPHDLAIHAANFYQHGFGKPQMDKSRDGYRNRQQRMTKSPAPGHRGNASSPAPAASITSMLSPSFTPTSVIRKMYESKEKSKEDPVSGKMKISDVKDENQRPNEATDNLLSSSVENADQGTLPTLGTKLPALQRSACSTPLTQANRCTKEQDYRPKSAGRKTPTMASPVPGGPFLRPVHQVPLVPHVPLVRPAHQLHPGLVQRMMAQGVHPQHLPLLQAGMLPPGVDLSHLQGISAPILGQPFYPLPTASHHILNPRSGTPLQLAMMQQQLQRSGSGAQGSPAGAQTTPQNVLPRTGLSHGHTQLDHRPSQRSGSPIGLAKWFGSDVLQQPLPSMPSKVISVDELEFRQ, from the exons ATGGATAAAAGAGGAGGTgcaacagaaactgaaaatggcGATGCTTTCCTGGAGCTGAACAGAATTACAACTAAATACCCACATCGTTACACAAAG gaggAATTGCTGGATATTAAAGAACGTCCCTACTCTAAGAAAAGACCTTCttgtctttctgaaaaatatgacaG tgATGGTGTCTGGGATCCAGAGAAGTGGCATGCATCTTTATATCCAACTTCAGGAAGAACTTCACCAGtggaaagctttaaaaaagatTTGGATTCAGATCGGACTTCTCTTATGCGCAGGATAGTTG ATCCAAGAGAGCGAGTGAAAGAAGATGACTTGGATGTAGTCCTGAGTCCCCAGAGGCGAAGCTTTGGGGGTGGCTGTCATGTAACTGCATCCGTCAGCTCCCGTCGGGCAGGGAGCCCCCTGGAAAAGGACAGTGACGGTGTCCGCGTGATCGGCGGCCGCAGGATTGGCAGTGGCAGGATCATCTCCTCAAGGAACTTCGACAAAGACCATCGGGGTGGTGACTCCAGGGATGCGAGGGACCGGGATCGTGACAGGGACTACAAAGATAAACGCTTCAGG AGGGAATTTGGTGACAGCAAACGTGTCTTTGGGGAGCGAAGAAGGAATGATTCCTACACTGAAGAGGAACCTGAGTGGTTCTCTGCTGGGCCTACAAGTCAGTCTGAAACCATTGAGCTCACAGGCTTTGATGATAAAATTCTGGAGGAAGATCACAAAGGAAGAAAACGTACGAGGCGACGCACAGCCTCGCTGAAAGAAG gcaTAGAATGCAATGGTGGAGTGGCAGAAGAGGATGAAGTGCAAGCTGTCCTTGCCAATGAAACTCCAGCAGATCAAGAAGTTCCTAGAGAAGCTGTTTTACAAGAAccagctccaggagagtttgACTTCAATGAGTTCTTTAACTTGGATAAAAGCGTTCCTGGCCTGGCTTCA ATGATAGAAGATGTGCTGGGGGAAGGTTCAATGTCTGCCAGCAGGTTCAGCAGGTGGTTTTCTAATCCCAGTCGTTCTGGAAGTCGGTCAAGCAGCTTGAGATCTACCCCTCATGAGGAACTGGAGAGGCTAGCAG GTCTAGAGCAAGCCATTCTCTCCCCTGGCCAGAACTCTGGAAACTACTTTGCTCCCATTCCATTGGAAGACCACTCTGAAAACAAAGTGGACATCCTAGAAATGCTACAGAAAGCCAAAGTGGACTTAAAACCTCTTCTCTCAAGTCTTTCAGCCAACAAGGAAAAGCTTAGAGAGAGCA CACATTCAGGAGTTGTACTTTCAGTGGAGGAAGTTGAAGCTGGGCTAAAAGGTCTGAAAGTGGATCAGGAGGGGAAAATTGCCACTCCCTTTATGGCTGAGCAAATGGAAGAAGCCCTGAATGTCAGTGGCTCCAGACAGATGAAGAAGGATGGGGATATGACTGCGTTTAACAAACTCGTCAGCAGCATGAAGGCAAGCGGGACTCTGCCTTCACAGCCCAAAGTCAAT caGAGCCTTGAAAGCCACTTAATGTCACCTCCAGAGATGTCAGGCCAGCCTCTGTCAAAGAATATTCTGCAG GAACTTCTTGGTCCACCCATTACCAGACCTGCTTCGTCGAATGTCTTAAGTGGCCTGATAGGTGGTTTGGAgcctgcagcctctctgctgaCACAGAGAGCCCCCTCTCCCCCCATCCCACCTGTGTTCCCAACACGAGCTGCTTCTGCAGATTACCTGCGCCACAGAATCTCTTCACCCATTG GTTTTGGACAAGGTTCTCAGCAATTGCTTGGTGATCCATTTCCAGGTGTAAGGAAGCCCATGAGCCCAGTTGCTGCACAG ATGAGTCCCCTGGAGATCCAGCAAGCTGCCTTAGAGGGATTGGCACTCCCACATGACTTGGCCATACATGCAGCAAATTTCTATCAGCATGGCTTTGGTAAACCACAAATGGACAAAAGCAGAGATGGCTACAGAAACAG GCAGCAGCGAATGACTAAATCCCCTGCACCAGGACACAGAGGGAATGCATCTtctccagcccctgcagcatCCATTACAAGCATG CTGTCTCCTTCCTTCACACCTACCTCGGTGATTCGCAAGATGTAtgagagcaaagagaaaagcaaagaggatCCAGTTTctgggaaaatgaaaatcagtgaTGTTAAAGATGAAAATCAGAGACCAAATGAAG CTACAGATAACCTACTGTCTAGTTCTGTGGAGAATGCAGATCAAGGAACTTTGCCCACCTTAGGTACCAAACTACCTGCACTGCAGCGCTCTGCATGTTCCACACCTCTTACCCAAGCAAATCGTTGCACCAAAGAGCAAGACTACAGGCCCAAATCAGCTGGTAGGAAGACTCCTACAATGGCCTCCCCAGTACCAGGAGGCCCTTTTCTTCGTCCTGTTCATCAAGTACCCCTTGTTCCCCATGTACCACTTGTACGACCTGCTCATCAACTGCACCCAGGATTGGTCCAGAGAATGATGGCACAGGGGGTCCATCCGCAACATCTTCCTCTGCTGCAAGCAG GTATGCTTCCTCCTGGAGTGGACCTGTCTCACTTGCAGGGAATATCTGCTCCCATCCTTGGCCAGCCTTTTTATCCATTACCAACAGCAAGCCATCACATCTTAAATCCACGCTCGGGGACACCTTTGCAGCTCGCCATGATGCAACAGCAGCTACAACGATCAG GCTCTGGAGCACAGGGATCACCTGCTGGTGCACAAACAACCCCTCAAAATGTGCTGCCTCGGACTGGATTATCTCATGGGCACACACAGCTTGACCATCGCCCCAGCCAGAGAAGTGGCTCTCCCATTGGCCTTGCAAAATGGTTTGGTTCAGATGTCTTGCAGCAGCCTCTTCCATCCATGCCATCCAAAGTCATCAGTGTAGATGAACTGGAATTCCGGCAGTGA